In Monodelphis domestica isolate mMonDom1 chromosome 3, mMonDom1.pri, whole genome shotgun sequence, the following proteins share a genomic window:
- the LOC103098328 gene encoding mucin-2-like: MTGFKGRNSITDTERDICVMETTLRATGTQAPLLTVHTGAGDLIPGMHRRTVSSPTSPSAPSEISSGVTIAIARPSLSMTPVEPTASPGSSGPLNISLSGTIFSTPLAQTPIAEIAPGESSSTPPSLWSTSVDSFNTVGSAPGTEITSIVPLYSLPAASSATETTPNPDLSVRPITLGPGSAALTSTAPTIIPTPSEEDINTSLVSIEGPTEDKTASSTFPANADTPGITHREHFFTGPGVTFQPDMASTSLPNLCEGISYSRNIPSPSLGSRKSTAMIGVWTSPAEPHTVEPKKPTPAEGSLCIGPVTEFSSRESGHIKNSLASAVTLNSPLPSPIASSSMDVDSEMALGLSLWTDSSSSQVEVSFPDLVSTTGDGPSLGTEPHNPIHESLSPWPGSFPALSTPTACTRTASLDTATSLEDPGPASLTPETERKPQATPTPVITLPPASTQEVCTTASPSPSDTTTEGNSVKSGTTSVSDQVPSTSSLFLSSDAGVVPVTHAQGHEAPGSTGALMRSPLTSMCSIMPTELSTSLASSMNIFDTYLPDDTIAPSDDSSESTVTSGQ; the protein is encoded by the exons ATGACTGGCTTTAAGGGGAGAAATTCCATTACAGACACTGAAAGAGACATATGTGTCATGGAGACAACTCTAAGAGCCACAGGTACTCAAGCCCCACTTCTCACTGTGCACACTGGAGCAGGTGACCTCATCCCTGGGATGCACAGGAGAACTGTGTCCTCTCCCACTTCACCCTCAGCTCCAAGTGAGATATCCTCTGGAGTCACCATTGCCATTGCAAGGCCCTCACTCTCCATGACTCCAGTAGAACCCACAGCTAGCCCTGGCTCCAGTGGTCCCTTGAACATCAGCCTATCTGGGACAATTTTTTCTACACCCCTTGCACAAACACCTATAGCTGAAATAGCTCCTGGAGAGAGTTCCAGCACCCCCCCTTCTCTATGGTCCACTTCAGTTGATTCTTTCAATACTGTTGGCTCAGCCCCAGGAACTGAAATCACCTCCATTGTGCCTCTATATTCACTTCCAGCAGCCTCAAGTGCCACAGAAACCACACCAAATCCTGATTTGTCAGTGAGACCTATCACACTAGGGCCAGGCTCAGCTGCCCTAACTTCCACTGCTCCCACCATCATTCCAACACCATCTGAGGAAGACATAAACACCTCACTGGTGTCTATAGAAGGACCAACAGAAGATAAAACAGCGTCCAGCACCTTCCCAGCAAATGCAGACACCCCTGGTATCACTCACAGGGAGCACTTCTTCACAGGTCCTGGAGTAACTTTTCAACCTGACATGGCCTCTACTTCTCTGCCCAATTTATGTGAAGGGATCAGTTATTCCAGAAATATCCCCTCACCCTCTTTAGGGAGTAGGAAAAGCACTGCCATGATTGGAGTCTGGACAAGCCCAGCTGAACCTCACACTGTGGAGCCTAAGAAGCCCACCCCTGCTGAGGGTTCCCTCTGTATTGGACCAGTGACTGAATTTAGCAGCAGGGAAAGTGGACATATAAAGAATAGCTTGGCCTCTGCTGTGACCCTTAACTCTCCACTACCAAGCCCCATTGCTTCTAGCAGCATGGATGTAGACTCAGAAATGGCGTTAGGATTATCTCTCTGGACAGACAGCTCCTCATCACAAGTAGAAGTCAGTTTTCCTGATCTGGTTTCCACCACAGGAGATGGACCCTCCCTGGGAACAGAACCTCACAATCCCATCCACGAATCTCTGAGCCCATGGCCAGGCTCCTTTCCTGCCTTAAGTACTCCCACAGCCTGCACAAGAACAGCTTCCCTTGACACTGCTACTTCATTGGAGGACCCAGGGCCAGCCAGCCTGACtccagagactgagagaaaacCACAGGCAACACCAACTCCAGTTATCACCCTGCCTCCAGCCAGCACACAGGAAGTTTGCACAACAGCATCTCCCAGTCCTTCTGACACAACCACAGAGGGCAACAGTGTCAAGTCAGGGACAACCTCTGTTTCTGATCAAGTGCCTTCCACTTCCAGCCTCTTCCTAA GTAGTGATGCTGGTGTGGTGCCAGTCACACATGCCCAAGGCCATGAAGCACCAGGAAGCACAGGAGCACTGATGAGGAGCCCCCTGACATCTATGTGTTCTATTATGCCCACAG